Part of the Thermoleophilia bacterium genome is shown below.
CGAGCCGGTCCTCGGCAGCAAGTCCGTGATCCTGCTCGACGGCAAGGAACACCTCGCTCGCCGCAAGCTGATGCTGCCCGCTTTCCACGGCGAACGGATGCGCTCCTACCAGGAGGTCATGGAAGAAGCGATCGACCGCGAAATCGAATCCTGGCCGATCGGCACGGCGTTTCCGATCCACACCCGGATGCAGTCGGTGACCCTCGAGGTGATCCTGCGGGCGGTCTTCGGCGTGACCGACAGCGACCGGCTGGATCGCCTGCGCGTTCTGCTCGGCAAGACTCTCGAAGGCTCGGCGAAGACCGGCTGGCAGGTGCTCACCCTGATCGCCCGGCGATTCGGAAGGCAGGCCGGGCCGCCCGGTTCCGAAGAAACGATGCGCCAGGTTGATGAGGAGCTGGCCGGGCTGATCGCCGAACGCCGGCTGGATCCTCAGCTCGAGGAGCGCGAAGACATCCTCTCGATGATGGCGGCGGCCGAGTTCGCGGATGGCGAGCGGATGGATGACAAGGAGCTTCGTGACCAGCTGATGACCCTGCTGGTCGCCGGACACGAGACCACGGCCACCGCCCTTGCCTGGACGTTCGACCTCCTGCTTCGCAGTCCGGTTGCCCTCGGGCGCCTCAAGGCCGAACTCGCCGAGGGCGGAGACGAATACCTGCGAGCGACGATCAGCGAGTCCCTCCGTCTGCGCCCCGTGATCCCGATCGCCGGACGCATCCTTGACGAGCCGATCGAGTTCGACGGCATCCGTCTCGAAGCCGGCGACAACGTGGCGCCGTCGATGTGGATGGCCCACACCCGCGCCGATTCGTTCCCCGATCCCCTCGCCTTCAAGCCGGAGCGTTTTCTCGAGGATCCGCCCGAGACCTACTCGTGGATTCCGTTTGGCGGCGGCGTCCGTCGTTGCCTCGGAGCGACCTTCGCCGAGTTCGAGATGCGCGTCGTCCTGACCGAGGTCCTGACCCGCTGCGACCTCCACTTGGCGGACCCCAGACCGCAACGGGTGGGCCGTCGGAACATCACGTTTTCACCGAAGGAAGGCACCCCGGTCGTGATGACCTCCCGGATTCCGCGTAGCTAGCCCGGCGTCAGGCCTGACTGGTTTCGGCCGCGGCGGCAAGCAGCTCGGCGAGCTCGGCCTGCATCAATTCGACGACTCCCTGGACCTCCGGGCTCTGCTCGCGGTCGGCGGTGATTCCGATGTCGACCGAGTCG
Proteins encoded:
- a CDS encoding cytochrome P450, which produces MTLPPGPTAPPAVQTMRWIVRPISFMQQARRDYGEAFSVRFSGFTAPMVMVSDPELVKTVYSNPANSLPASRIALLEPVLGSKSVILLDGKEHLARRKLMLPAFHGERMRSYQEVMEEAIDREIESWPIGTAFPIHTRMQSVTLEVILRAVFGVTDSDRLDRLRVLLGKTLEGSAKTGWQVLTLIARRFGRQAGPPGSEETMRQVDEELAGLIAERRLDPQLEEREDILSMMAAAEFADGERMDDKELRDQLMTLLVAGHETTATALAWTFDLLLRSPVALGRLKAELAEGGDEYLRATISESLRLRPVIPIAGRILDEPIEFDGIRLEAGDNVAPSMWMAHTRADSFPDPLAFKPERFLEDPPETYSWIPFGGGVRRCLGATFAEFEMRVVLTEVLTRCDLHLADPRPQRVGRRNITFSPKEGTPVVMTSRIPRS